The Pseudopipra pipra isolate bDixPip1 chromosome 6, bDixPip1.hap1, whole genome shotgun sequence genome includes a region encoding these proteins:
- the ACP2 gene encoding lysosomal acid phosphatase isoform X1: MAAARGGAVLLLLALCLRPPPARARSLRFVTLVYRHGDRSPIKAFPRDPFQESAWPQGFGQLTQVGMRQQWELGQALRRRYRGFLSDTYRRQEIFIRSTDCDRTLMSAEANLAGLYPPEGQQMFNPNISWQPIPVHTVPESEERLLKFPLTSCPRYEQLQTETRHSAEYINKTKENWQFLKMVANETGIRDISLESVWSVYDTLFCEQAHKMDLPVWVTPDVMMQLKQLKDFGFEFLFGIHNREEKARLQGGVLLDHIRRNLTKAANVSAHQNLKLLAYSAHDSTLVALQMALDVYNKIQAPYASCHLFELYQEDDGNFSVEMFYRNESGKEPFPLTIPGCEHKCPLQRFLQLTDPVVPQDWEQECKVASSIHDTELFVGLAVCGSILLLLIILLLTVLFRIQSQPPGYRHVSNEGEEQA; the protein is encoded by the exons ATGGCGGCCGCGCGGGGCGGCgctgtcctgctgctcctggcgcTGTGCCTgcggccgccgcccgcccgcgcccGCAGCCTCCGCTTCGTGACGCTG GTGTACCGGCACGGAGACCGCTCGCCCATCAAGGCCTTCCCGCGGGACCCGTTCCAGGAGAGCGCCTGGCCCCAGGGATTCGGGCAGCTCACGCAG GTGGGGATGCGGCAGCAGTGGGAGTTGGGCCAGGCCCTGCGGCGGCGCTACCGCGGCTTCCTCAGCGACACGTACCGGCGGCAGGAG ATCTTCATCCGCAGCACAGACTGTGATCGGACGCTGATGAGTGCAGAGGCCAATCTGGCAGGCCTCTATCCCCCAGAGGGACAACAGATGTTCAACCCTAACATCTCCTGGCAGCCTATCCCTGTGCACACAGTGCCCGAGTCTGAGGAAAGG CTACTGAAGTTCCCTTTGACCTCCTGTCCACGGTATGAACAGCTACAGACTGAAACACGGCATTCAGCAGAATACATAAATAAGACCAAAGAGAATTGG CAATTCCTGAAGATGGTGGCAAATGAGACTGGGATCCGGGATATCTCGCTCGAGAGTGTATGGAGTGTGTATGACACACTGTTCTGTGAA CAAGCCCACAAAATGGATTTGCCTGTATGGGTGACACCAGATGTCATGATGCAGCTGAAGCAACTAAAAGACTTTGGTTTTGAATTTCTGTTTGGGATCCACAATCGGGAAGAAAAAGCTCGTCTGCAAGGCG GGGTCCTGCTGGATCACATAAGGAGAAACTTAACCAAAGCAGCAAATGTTTCTGCCCATCAGAACCTGAAACTACTTGCCTATTCAGCA cATGACAGCACACTTGTGGCACTGCAGATGGCTCTAGATGTCTACAACAAGATCCAAGCACCATACGCCTCATGTCATTTATTTGAACTGTACCAAGAGGATGATGG taactTCTCCGTGGAGATGTTTTACCGGAATGAGAGTGGGAAGGAACCTTTCCCTCTGACAATCCCTGGCTGTGAGCATAAATGCCCACTGCAAAGATTCTTGCAACTCACAGATCCTGTTGTTCCCCAGGACTGGGAGCAAGAATGCAAGGTAGCCAGCAGCATCCATGACACAG AACTGTTTGTGGGTTTGGCTGTGTGTGGATCCATTCTCCTCCTCCTTATAATCCTCCTCTTGACTGTACTCTTTCGCATACAGTCTCAGCCCCCCGGCTACCGGCATGTTTCCAATGAGGGAGAAGAGCAGGCCTGA
- the ACP2 gene encoding lysosomal acid phosphatase isoform X3 has translation MAAARGGAVLLLLALCLRPPPARARSLRFVTLVYRHGDRSPIKAFPRDPFQESAWPQGFGQLTQVGMRQQWELGQALRRRYRGFLSDTYRRQEIFIRSTDCDRTLMSAEANLAGLYPPEGQQMFNPNISWQPIPVHTVPESEERLLKFPLTSCPRYEQLQTETRHSAEYINKTKENWQFLKMVANETGIRDISLESVWSVYDTLFCEQAHKMDLPVWVTPDVMMQLKQLKDFGFEFLFGIHNREEKARLQGGVLLDHIRRNLTKAANVSAHQNLKLLAYSAHDSTLVALQMALDVYNKIQAPYASCHLFELYQEDDGNFSVEMFYRNESGKEPFPLTIPGCEHKCPLQRFLQLTDPVVPQDWEQECKVASSIHDTACLLRKLGNPRQ, from the exons ATGGCGGCCGCGCGGGGCGGCgctgtcctgctgctcctggcgcTGTGCCTgcggccgccgcccgcccgcgcccGCAGCCTCCGCTTCGTGACGCTG GTGTACCGGCACGGAGACCGCTCGCCCATCAAGGCCTTCCCGCGGGACCCGTTCCAGGAGAGCGCCTGGCCCCAGGGATTCGGGCAGCTCACGCAG GTGGGGATGCGGCAGCAGTGGGAGTTGGGCCAGGCCCTGCGGCGGCGCTACCGCGGCTTCCTCAGCGACACGTACCGGCGGCAGGAG ATCTTCATCCGCAGCACAGACTGTGATCGGACGCTGATGAGTGCAGAGGCCAATCTGGCAGGCCTCTATCCCCCAGAGGGACAACAGATGTTCAACCCTAACATCTCCTGGCAGCCTATCCCTGTGCACACAGTGCCCGAGTCTGAGGAAAGG CTACTGAAGTTCCCTTTGACCTCCTGTCCACGGTATGAACAGCTACAGACTGAAACACGGCATTCAGCAGAATACATAAATAAGACCAAAGAGAATTGG CAATTCCTGAAGATGGTGGCAAATGAGACTGGGATCCGGGATATCTCGCTCGAGAGTGTATGGAGTGTGTATGACACACTGTTCTGTGAA CAAGCCCACAAAATGGATTTGCCTGTATGGGTGACACCAGATGTCATGATGCAGCTGAAGCAACTAAAAGACTTTGGTTTTGAATTTCTGTTTGGGATCCACAATCGGGAAGAAAAAGCTCGTCTGCAAGGCG GGGTCCTGCTGGATCACATAAGGAGAAACTTAACCAAAGCAGCAAATGTTTCTGCCCATCAGAACCTGAAACTACTTGCCTATTCAGCA cATGACAGCACACTTGTGGCACTGCAGATGGCTCTAGATGTCTACAACAAGATCCAAGCACCATACGCCTCATGTCATTTATTTGAACTGTACCAAGAGGATGATGG taactTCTCCGTGGAGATGTTTTACCGGAATGAGAGTGGGAAGGAACCTTTCCCTCTGACAATCCCTGGCTGTGAGCATAAATGCCCACTGCAAAGATTCTTGCAACTCACAGATCCTGTTGTTCCCCAGGACTGGGAGCAAGAATGCAAGGTAGCCAGCAGCATCCATGACACAG
- the ACP2 gene encoding lysosomal acid phosphatase isoform X2 codes for MAAARGGAVLLLLALCLRPPPARARSLRFVTLVYRHGDRSPIKAFPRDPFQESAWPQGFGQLTQIFIRSTDCDRTLMSAEANLAGLYPPEGQQMFNPNISWQPIPVHTVPESEERLLKFPLTSCPRYEQLQTETRHSAEYINKTKENWQFLKMVANETGIRDISLESVWSVYDTLFCEQAHKMDLPVWVTPDVMMQLKQLKDFGFEFLFGIHNREEKARLQGGVLLDHIRRNLTKAANVSAHQNLKLLAYSAHDSTLVALQMALDVYNKIQAPYASCHLFELYQEDDGNFSVEMFYRNESGKEPFPLTIPGCEHKCPLQRFLQLTDPVVPQDWEQECKVASSIHDTELFVGLAVCGSILLLLIILLLTVLFRIQSQPPGYRHVSNEGEEQA; via the exons ATGGCGGCCGCGCGGGGCGGCgctgtcctgctgctcctggcgcTGTGCCTgcggccgccgcccgcccgcgcccGCAGCCTCCGCTTCGTGACGCTG GTGTACCGGCACGGAGACCGCTCGCCCATCAAGGCCTTCCCGCGGGACCCGTTCCAGGAGAGCGCCTGGCCCCAGGGATTCGGGCAGCTCACGCAG ATCTTCATCCGCAGCACAGACTGTGATCGGACGCTGATGAGTGCAGAGGCCAATCTGGCAGGCCTCTATCCCCCAGAGGGACAACAGATGTTCAACCCTAACATCTCCTGGCAGCCTATCCCTGTGCACACAGTGCCCGAGTCTGAGGAAAGG CTACTGAAGTTCCCTTTGACCTCCTGTCCACGGTATGAACAGCTACAGACTGAAACACGGCATTCAGCAGAATACATAAATAAGACCAAAGAGAATTGG CAATTCCTGAAGATGGTGGCAAATGAGACTGGGATCCGGGATATCTCGCTCGAGAGTGTATGGAGTGTGTATGACACACTGTTCTGTGAA CAAGCCCACAAAATGGATTTGCCTGTATGGGTGACACCAGATGTCATGATGCAGCTGAAGCAACTAAAAGACTTTGGTTTTGAATTTCTGTTTGGGATCCACAATCGGGAAGAAAAAGCTCGTCTGCAAGGCG GGGTCCTGCTGGATCACATAAGGAGAAACTTAACCAAAGCAGCAAATGTTTCTGCCCATCAGAACCTGAAACTACTTGCCTATTCAGCA cATGACAGCACACTTGTGGCACTGCAGATGGCTCTAGATGTCTACAACAAGATCCAAGCACCATACGCCTCATGTCATTTATTTGAACTGTACCAAGAGGATGATGG taactTCTCCGTGGAGATGTTTTACCGGAATGAGAGTGGGAAGGAACCTTTCCCTCTGACAATCCCTGGCTGTGAGCATAAATGCCCACTGCAAAGATTCTTGCAACTCACAGATCCTGTTGTTCCCCAGGACTGGGAGCAAGAATGCAAGGTAGCCAGCAGCATCCATGACACAG AACTGTTTGTGGGTTTGGCTGTGTGTGGATCCATTCTCCTCCTCCTTATAATCCTCCTCTTGACTGTACTCTTTCGCATACAGTCTCAGCCCCCCGGCTACCGGCATGTTTCCAATGAGGGAGAAGAGCAGGCCTGA